The genomic interval TACGGGCGCCGACGCAACTTCAACTTCAAGTGCAATACCGCAGGAACCAGCGAAGGACCAACAGTCCCTTTGCGCTTCAGAGAAAATTATGGAAAACGAAACCAAAATTACTCCGGAGGAAAATCCGTCGGGCACCACGAACGGCGACGAAACGGAATCGACGGAAAGCATGGATGGTAGATCTCCCGTGACCGATCCGAAGGCGACGATTAAGATCGAAGGGCAGACTTTCGAACTTGATGCGTCGCTCGCACAGGAAGATAAGACACTGAAGGTTGTGCTTCAGCCGCATTTCGCTTCGATCGAGAACGCGAACATCACGCGTGAGGTTAAGGACGGCAAACTCAGCGTCACCATTGTCAAACGAGCGCAGCATAAGGGCTATGCCGCCTGACGAATCGCCTCACGAACTATTGCGGGCTGAGAACGAGCAGATCAATCCGGCGATCATTCTTGCGGAACGGCTAATGCGGCGGGAGGCTACAGAACTTTTGAGCGTCGAGGAAGTAAGCGAGGCCGAGAAAATTCTGGCGATCGGCACTCAGGAGATCGAAACAATCGAATCCCACCGAAAGGCGTTTCAGAAGAGCCCGGCGTCAGCGATCGACTATATTCCCGTCGGATTCTGAGTAAGCGAGACTTTGATGAACGGATTAGGGATTGGCGACGGCCGAGAACGGAAAGCCAATTTTTGGATTTGGCGAACGTCTGGTCCGCTCGCTCGAATATCTTCAATTTAAAGCAAAAAGCAACAACGCCTTATATGCATGCGAAACAGTCTCCAGAGTCGTATCGGAACAGCACAAATACCGGCTTTATATTGAAATGTTTCCAAAAGACTGGGAACGATCAACAAAGAGTCTCTATAGAGCAGGTTATTTTAAGGCGTACAGCGAACGTACAAATGAATTCTTTCAGCTTATAAATGACAAGCGCTTTCCACTGCTCGAATACTGGCATGACGATCCTGAGTTAGAACTAGAACGATTTGCTATTCCGCCGATGAACTTCGACCTTTGCTGCGAAGAAGTTGATTTCGCACACTTGCGGGACAGTTACCTGGCCGGCCTGACGTTTTATTTTAATGAAGATGACGAGATCTGGAAATATTTTTCTGAAAAGTACGAAGTTGATACGGAATCACTTCCTCCGATCAAGACGGCACATGCAAATATCTGGAAAGAAAAGCATGGTGCAAAAGCAAAACCCTTCAGCGATCTGATCCGCCTGGTCGATCACTCCACCGGTAATCCGTGGCTAGACGTTACTAACTGCCAATATCCGGAGTTCTTCGAATGGAACAAAGAAACTGTTGACTATTTGACCGAGGCGTATAATGCCGCAAACCTGTACTTCAAAAATCTCGAACAGCTAGATAAAAGGATTGAAGAAGATGCTCAGACATTCTTTAGTGAGCTTATTTCATTCTGGAATAACGGAAAGGTCGGGTCGGGAGGCAAAGCTAACCGATGAATAGGCCCTTACAAGTACCTGTCGATGCTTCCGCCGCGCTGTATTTCCTGCCCGGTCAGTATCTCTTTGCTGATCTTAAAGAATCATCTGTGTCGTTGAAGGCTCTTTCGAGTGACCAGGTGGCTAGGGCCTTTCGAAGAGTTTATACAGATACGGGATGGCTTGGTAAACGGGTCTTGCGTTACCGCGAGGCTCCCGAAGGTAACGCGATCCTCTCGTACGAGCCAGCCGCAATACGCAAGATAACTATCGCTTTTTCTGAAAAGGGACTTGTGGAGATCTCAGTTCCATTGCCCCCTCTCATCCTTCTCGGTAAAGGACGGGAATATTATCTCTGGGCCTCGGCTTCATCTCACATATCGGCTAACACCAACCTTGCGGTTGCTCCGCTGCCTAATGTTGGCTCTGGTAAGATCTGCTTTGGAAAGAACGAAGTTCCGGAAACCCACCCGTCTGCACTCAGCGAAGTGTGGCGGTTGATTTTCGACACGCCATTTAATGCAGATAATGCCAGCGAGCGATGCCTATCCGAACCACAAGATGTGCGCGAACTTCTTTTGAAATTGGCGGATGACAAAGCGAAGAAATTTCCGAAGTCCGAATTGCTCTTATCAAGTACTACGATCGACGACGCATGGGAAACAATCGTTGAACAGCGAAGATATGATTCGCGGTTCTAAAAGAAATATGGAAAGACGAAAGGAGTTTATCGGCCATCGGATCGCAAAAGAACGATTTGAGCCGGTAGAAGCCATTCTTTACGAGTATCTTCTTGCCGGTAACGGCGTACTTCTAAGAGCTCAACGTGTTGAATTTACGGTTTCAGTTCCTCTGATGTTCAGAGAGATAAAGGGCCTTCCAGCCGCAAATGTAGGTATCAAATGGCATAAGCCGAAAGTTCCAAATCGTATATGGGACGAAATTTGCAAACACGCCCAGATCTCCAATTCGAACGAGAAATTTAGGGAAGAACTTTATCTTGTCTACTGGGATAGTGAGCGATACGCGTGGCAGTGGTGTACGTCGAGCAAGGACAGGACACATACCTCGACCATCGCCGATGATAGGCGGCCCGAATACTCGAGGCCTGTATCGAGATTCATACGCACCCAGATGGGGCATACCAGTTTAGTACCGCAGATGACCGCGACGAATCGGGAAAGTTCCGCATCTTCGGAATCATTGCAGACGTCCACGATAAACCAAAGATCAGATTCCGCTGCGGGATCTACGATCACCTTATCCCAATTCCATTTTCCTGGATCGGACACTTGCCAAGCGGAGTTGTCGATCTGAATGAGGTCGAAGCTCTGCTTCAGATGATGTTGTGATGGATATCGATCTCAGCTTTTCGCAGGCCGCCGTTGTGATGCCTGTCGAGTTCAACTCTCTTCGGTTCATTGTTGTCGGTGCCGGAGGAACAGGTTCCTTTGTAGTTCCTGCTCTAGCGCGACTGATTTTCGAACTAAAGCAGCAGCAAAACAAATCCGCCGAAATGCTGATCGTTGACCCGGACGTGGTAGAAAACGCAAATATTCCGCGCAGCAATTTCTGCTTCGCTGAAGTCGGACGATACAAGGGACAGATACTAGCGGAACGAGTTTCTATGGCTTGGGGAATAGAAACAAGCTTTTCTTGTGAGAAGTTTGATCCCGGGAAGCATCTTAAAGGCTCGAATAGCGACTACCGAAATCTGACGATCATCATCGGTTGCGTCGATAACTACATGGCTCGACGAGAGATGCATCGCGCTCTTGATGAGTTTCGCGACTACGGTGACGCGTCCAGACTTTGGTGGATAGACGGTGGTAACGGAAGATCGTCGGGCCAAGTATTGCTAGGCTCGACAACAAGGCGCTTAAAACCCGAACAATACTTCACGGGAACTAGTATCTGCCGAGCACTTCCGGCACCGTCGCTTCAGCACCCCGATCTTCTTGAACCCGAAAAAATTGAGGCGAGGAGTGATGTATCGTGTCCCGAACGGGTTCGTCAGGGCGAGCAAGGTCTTAACATCAATCAGCGGGTGGCGATCGAGATGGCTGAGATGCTTTCGTCGATGCTTTTGACAAGAACCCTCAAGCGATTTGCGGTTTATTTTGATCTCGACAGCGGAACTGGTAAATCTCGCTACTGCACCCTAGACTCCATCACCGAAGGAACCAGATTATAGTTCTTTCTGAGCCGCAAACTTCTGAAACAACAACATTTATGTTGTCGGACTCCGTTCTAATCACCAACCTCGCGAATAAAAACACATGATGCTATAAATAAATCTAATGGAGGCAAAGTTTAAGACAAGCGACATTGTACAAAGCATTAACCAGCCTGAGGTAAATGGTGTGGTGCTGGAGCCTTGTTGGGATGATCAGACCGAAAGTTGGATCTACAAGGTTCAATTTAGCGGGACCGTTGCCGCCGTTCCGGAAACCTCAATTCGGGGTTGGACTCGGGTGAAGACAGCGTGGGAAAAACTGCGCGATCATGAGTTCTCTGGAATCGATCACTTTCGCGATACGTTAACATTTCAAAAGGTCCAATCTCCCACGGCTCGGGTTGCACACGCGTACTCGTCAGCGAGAACGATGTTCTACCCACACCAGTTTAAGCCCCTCCTGAAATTTCTGGACGGGGGAGGAAAC from Acidobacteriota bacterium carries:
- a CDS encoding ThiF family adenylyltransferase, coding for MDIDLSFSQAAVVMPVEFNSLRFIVVGAGGTGSFVVPALARLIFELKQQQNKSAEMLIVDPDVVENANIPRSNFCFAEVGRYKGQILAERVSMAWGIETSFSCEKFDPGKHLKGSNSDYRNLTIIIGCVDNYMARREMHRALDEFRDYGDASRLWWIDGGNGRSSGQVLLGSTTRRLKPEQYFTGTSICRALPAPSLQHPDLLEPEKIEARSDVSCPERVRQGEQGLNINQRVAIEMAEMLSSMLLTRTLKRFAVYFDLDSGTGKSRYCTLDSITEGTRL